A genomic segment from Gracilinanus agilis isolate LMUSP501 chromosome 1, AgileGrace, whole genome shotgun sequence encodes:
- the NT5M gene encoding 5'(3')-deoxyribonucleotidase, mitochondrial: MIRFGRSLGWAKARGPRGSPETRPSSSSSSSSSFGSLARGRSLRVLVDMDGVLADFEGGFLKKFRARYPDKPYIALEDRRGFWVSEQYGQLRPELTEKAISIWESKNFFIELEPLPGAVEAVKQMARLENTDVFICTSPIRNYKYCPYEKYAWVEKHFGQEFLEKIVLTQDKTVVSADLLIDDRPDITGAEPNPSWEHILFTACHNKHLQLQPPNRRLHSWTDDWKAILDSKRSPSPRILPP; the protein is encoded by the exons ATGATTCGGTTTGGCAGGTCGCTCGGCTGGGCCAAGGCTCGGGGCCCCCGCGGCAGCCCGGAGACCcggccctcctcctcctcctcctcctcctcctccttcggCAGCCTGGCGCGGGGCAGGTCCCTGCGGGTGCTCGTGGACATGGACGGGGTGCTGGCGGACTTCGAGGGTGGCTTCCTGAAGAAGTTCAGGGCCAGGTACCCGGACAAACCTTACATCGCTCTGGAGGACCGGAGGGGCTTCTGGGTTTCAGAACAGTATGGACAACTGAGACCCGAACTGACT GAGAAAGCCATCAGCATTTGGGAGTCAAAGAATTTCTTTATTGAACTTGAACCTCTACCAGGGGCCGTGGAAGCTGTGAAACAGATGGCCCGCTTAGAAAA cACAGATGTGTTCATCTGTACAAGCCCCATCAGGAACTATAAGTACTGTCCTTATGAGAAG TATGCCTGGGTAGAGAAGCATTTTGGTCAGGAATTTCTGGAGAAGATCGTGCTCACACAGGATAAGACAGTGGTCTCTGCAGATCTCCTTATAGATGACCGACCAGATATAACAG GGGCTGAGCCAAACCCCAGCTGGGAGCACATCCTCTTCACTGCCTGCCACAACAAACACCTCCAGCTGCAGCCACCCAACCGGAGGCTCCACTCATGGACTGATGATTGGAAGGCAATTCTGGACAGCAAGCGCTCTCCATCACCCAGGATCCTCCCTCCTTAA